Proteins encoded by one window of Arachis hypogaea cultivar Tifrunner chromosome 1, arahy.Tifrunner.gnm2.J5K5, whole genome shotgun sequence:
- the LOC112791816 gene encoding mitochondrial uncoupling protein 2 isoform X1 yields the protein MSDPNSASQISFAQAFFCSAFAACFAEFCTLPLDTAKVRLQLQKKVGIDEEVGLPKYKGLLGTMKTIAREEGISALWKGIVPGIHRQCVYGGLRIGLYDPVKTFLVGSAFVGEVPLYHMILAALLTGALAITVANPTDLVKVRLQAEGQLPPGVPKRYSGAMDAYSTIVRQEGLGALWTGLGPNIARNAIINAAELASYDQVKMTILKIPGFTDSAFTHLLAGLGAGLFAVFIGSPVDVVKSRMMGDSTYKSTFDCFLKTSFNEGFLAFYKGFLPNFGRVGAWNVIMFLTLEQAKRFFSG from the exons TTTTGTACTCTTCCTCTGGACACAGCTAAGGTCAGgcttcaactccaaaagaaggtTGGGATTGATGAAGAAGTAGGTTTACCTAAGTACAAGGGCCTGCTGGGGACAATGAAGACCATTGCTCGAGAAGAGGGTATATCAGCTTTGTGGAAAGGCATTGTTCCTGGTATTCATCGCCAATGTGTGTATGGAGGCTTAAGAATTGGGTTATATGATCCT GTCAAAACGTTTCTTGTTGGTAGTGCATTCGTTGGAGAGGTTCCTTTGTACCATATGATACTTGCTGCTCTGTTGACTG GTGCTCTGGCAATCACGGTTGCTAATCCAACTGATCTGGTCAAAGTTAGACTTCAAGCTGAAGGCCAGTTGCCACCAGGGGTACCTAAGCGTTATTCTGGTGCCATGGATGCTTATTCTACTATAGTGAGACAA gaAGGATTAGGGGCCTTGTGGACTGGGCTTGGGCCAAACATAGCAAGGAATGCAATTATAAATGCTGCTGAACTAGCTAGCTATGATCAAGTGAAAATG ACGATTTTGAAAATTCCAGGGTTCACAGACAGTGCATTTACTCACCTTTTAGCTGGCTTAGGTGCAGGTCTTTTTGCTGTCTTTATTGGTTCTCCAGTTGATgtg GTGAAATCTAGAATGATGGGCGATTCAACCTACAAAAGTACGTTTGACTGCTTTCTCAAGACTTCATTTAACGAG GGATTTTTGGCCTTCTACAAaggtttccttcctaattttggtCGAGTAGGAGCCTGGAATGTGATTATGTTTCTTACCCTTGAACAA GCCAAGAGATTTTTCAGCGGATAA
- the LOC112791816 gene encoding mitochondrial uncoupling protein 2 isoform X2, whose protein sequence is MKTIAREEGISALWKGIVPGIHRQCVYGGLRIGLYDPVKTFLVGSAFVGEVPLYHMILAALLTGALAITVANPTDLVKVRLQAEGQLPPGVPKRYSGAMDAYSTIVRQEGLGALWTGLGPNIARNAIINAAELASYDQVKMTILKIPGFTDSAFTHLLAGLGAGLFAVFIGSPVDVVKSRMMGDSTYKSTFDCFLKTSFNEGFLAFYKGFLPNFGRVGAWNVIMFLTLEQAKRFFSG, encoded by the exons ATGAAGACCATTGCTCGAGAAGAGGGTATATCAGCTTTGTGGAAAGGCATTGTTCCTGGTATTCATCGCCAATGTGTGTATGGAGGCTTAAGAATTGGGTTATATGATCCT GTCAAAACGTTTCTTGTTGGTAGTGCATTCGTTGGAGAGGTTCCTTTGTACCATATGATACTTGCTGCTCTGTTGACTG GTGCTCTGGCAATCACGGTTGCTAATCCAACTGATCTGGTCAAAGTTAGACTTCAAGCTGAAGGCCAGTTGCCACCAGGGGTACCTAAGCGTTATTCTGGTGCCATGGATGCTTATTCTACTATAGTGAGACAA gaAGGATTAGGGGCCTTGTGGACTGGGCTTGGGCCAAACATAGCAAGGAATGCAATTATAAATGCTGCTGAACTAGCTAGCTATGATCAAGTGAAAATG ACGATTTTGAAAATTCCAGGGTTCACAGACAGTGCATTTACTCACCTTTTAGCTGGCTTAGGTGCAGGTCTTTTTGCTGTCTTTATTGGTTCTCCAGTTGATgtg GTGAAATCTAGAATGATGGGCGATTCAACCTACAAAAGTACGTTTGACTGCTTTCTCAAGACTTCATTTAACGAG GGATTTTTGGCCTTCTACAAaggtttccttcctaattttggtCGAGTAGGAGCCTGGAATGTGATTATGTTTCTTACCCTTGAACAA GCCAAGAGATTTTTCAGCGGATAA
- the LOC112791806 gene encoding protein GRAVITROPIC IN THE LIGHT 1, with amino-acid sequence MTRKVSNFSDLIQRVTANCLLHPLAAGRYDAAGGDKEDNSSPSETEENRYEEEGEEESSDEDEEVFEDEENDEEFFEEEKMVGARVLKVKQMESIMEEVFETVSSMKRAYVSLQEAHSPWDPERMRVADVAVVAELRKLTVLRERFRRSSDGGGKQRRKRRGNRGGGGVSVREVVAPYEAVVEELKKEVKAKEVEVKNLREKLESAVAISSNGSGEKKPGRSQSKRKLGIQAIAAAPTPELFEATMAQVRDASKSFTSMLLSLMHNAHWDITAAVRSIEAATASTNNYHTSTTSIVSAHHAKYALESYISRKIFQGFDHETFYMDGSLSSLLNPDQFRRDCFTQYRDMKSMDPAELLGILPTCHFGKFCCKKYLAIVHPKMEESLFGNLEQHNQVQAGNHPRSEFYNVFLGVAKAVWLLHLLAFSLNPAPSQFEASRGAEFHQKYMDSVVRFSGGKVPAGQIVGFPVNPGFKLGNGSVIKARVYLISRT; translated from the exons ATGACGAGAAAGGTCTCCAACTTCTCCGATCTGATCCAGCGAGTCACTGCGAACTGCCTCCTCCACCCCCTCGCCGCCGGGAGGTACGACGCCGCCGGCGGGGACAAGGAAGACAACTCGTCACCGAGCGAGACCGAGGAAAACAggtatgaagaagaaggagaagaggaaagcAGCGACGAAGACGAGGAAGTGTTCGAGGATGAGGAGAATGACGAGGAGTTCTTTGAAGAAGAGAAAATGGTAGGAGCGAGGGTTCTGAAGGTGAAGCAAATGGAATCGATAATGGAAGAGGTTTTCGAAACGGTGTCGTCAATGAAGAGAGCTTACGTTAGCCTCCAGGAGGCACATTCCCCGTGGGACCCGGAGAGGATGAGGGTTGCTGACGTGGCAGTGGTGGCGGAGCTCAGGAAGCTCACAGTGTTGAGGGAGCGGTTCCGCCGGAGCTCCGATGGCGGCGGAAaacagaggaggaagaggagaggAAACAGAGGCGGTGGTGGCGTGTCGGTGAGGGAGGTGGTGGCGCCGTACGAGGCGGTGGTAGAGGAGCTGAAGAAGGAGGTGAAGGCGAAGGAGGTGGAAGTTAAGAACCTCAGAGAGAAGCTTGAGAGTGCTGTTGCTATCTCTAGTAATGGCAGTGGTGAAAAGAAGCCTGGGAGATCTCAATCTAAGAGAAAATTAGGAATTCAAG CAATTGCAGCAGCTCCTACACCGGAACTCTTTGAAGCAACAATGGCTCAAGTAAGAGATGCATCGAAGTCCTTCACGTCCATGCTGCTTTCTCTCATGCACAATGCACATTGGGACATCACAGCTGCAGTTCGCTCCATTGAAGCAGCCACTGCCTCCACTAACAACTACCATACCTCAACCACCTCCATCGTCTCGGCTCACCATGCCAAGTATGCCCTTGAATCCTACATCTCTAGGAAAATCTTCCAAGGATTCGACCATGAGACCTTCTACATGGACGGCAGCCTCTCTTCCCTGCTCAACCCTGACCAGTTTCGCCGTGATTGCTTCACTCAATATCGGGACATGAAGTCAATGGATCCTGCTGAGCTCCTTGGCATCTTACCGACATGTCATTTCGGAAAGTTCTGCTGCAAGAAGTATCTCGCCATTGTCCATCCCAAGATGGAGGAGTCCTTGTTTGGTAACTTGGAGCAGCACAATCAAGTCCAAGCAGGAAACCATCCTAGGAGTGAGTTCTATAATGTGTTTTTAGGAGTTGCAAAGGCTGTGTGGTTGCTTCACTTGCTAGCATTCTCACTCAACCCTGCACCTAGTCAATTCGAGGCAAGTCGTGGAGCAGAGTTCCATCAGAAGTACATGGACAGTGTAGTGAGGTTTTCAGGTGGGAAGGTGCCTGCTGGCCAAATCGTAGGGTTCCCTGTTAACCCTGGATTCAAGCTTGGTAATGGGTCTGTTATAAAGGCTAGAGTTTATTTGATATCCAGAACGTAA
- the LOC112791825 gene encoding uncharacterized protein, which produces MDKCSGRPNRSDVHLSAEEEAAIEAEAREYFDGVVPKRHTKPQRSEYASEYVDDLSNSKNDSIPEFEQFQRLENDPQQKLVCNGGQVPEEFVETEYYKDLSSVDKNHHTTGTGFIKVEKSGKCFHIEECNDIACHESCKCNPATNDWVPAPSTEVSFNSDKPKRSDN; this is translated from the exons atggaCAAGTGTTCGGGAAGGCCAAATCGGAGTGATGTTCATCTATCCGCTGAGGAAGAAGCTGCAATAGAGGCAGAGGCCAGAGAGTACTTCGATGGCGTCGTTCCAAAGAGGCACACAAAGCCTCAAAGAAGTGAATACGCTTCTGAATATGTCGATGATTTATCAAACTCCAAGAACGATTCAATTCCGGAATTCGAACAATTTCAGCGCCTCGAGAATGATCCACAACAG AAATTGGTTTGCAATGGGGGTCAAGTGCCAGAAGAATTTGTGGAAACAGAATATTACAAAGATCTCAGCAGCGTGGACAAGAACCACCATACG ACAGGAACTGGGTTCATCAAAGTAGAGAAAAGTGGGAAATGCTTCCACATAGAGGAGTGTAATGACATTGCTTGCCATGAATCTTGCAAGTGCAATCCAGCAACCAATGACTGGGTTCCAGCTCCTTCAACTGAG GTGAGTTTCAATTCTGACAAACCTAAGAGGAGTGACAATTGA
- the LOC112791835 gene encoding serpin-ZX, whose protein sequence is MRRSFVELYSHSLTVSANTTMDLRESITNQNDVAFSIANHILSNHSGNNNIVFSPLSLHVVLSIIAAASKGPTRDQILSFLRSKSTDNLNSSVSHLVTIVLADATPAGGPRLSFANGAWVDHSLSLNPSFKQLVNNDYKAVLASVDFQTKAVEVSKEVNSWAEKETNGLIKEVLPAESVDGSTRLIFANAIYFKGAWAEKFDAQMSKDHDFHLLDGNSVKAPFMVSKKKQVISAFDGFKVLRLPYKKGEDKRLFSMYVVLPDAIDGVSALLEKVSSERGFLERKLPYQAVSVGDFRIPKFKISFGLEASNVLKELGVVLPFKDGDLTEMVDSFVSQNLYVSSIYHKSFVEVNEEGTEAAAASAVTMACGCARFPTKIDFVADHPFLFLIREDLSGSVLFIGQVLNPLAN, encoded by the exons ATGAGACGCTCTTTTGTCGAACTATACTCTCACAGTCTCACAGTCTCCGCCAACACAACAATGGACCTTCGCGAATCCATCACCAACCAAAATGACGTCGCGTTCAGCATCGCCAACCACATACTATCCAACCACTCTGGCAACAACAACATAGTGTTTTCGCCCTTATCGCTCCACGTCGTGCTCAGCATCATCGCTGCTGCTTCCAAGGGTCCCACACGCGATCAGATTCTCTCCTTTCTCCGATCGAAATCCACCGACAATCTCAACTCCTCCGTCTCTCATCTTGTCACCATCGTCCTCGCCGACGCCACTCCCGCCGGCGGCCCTCGCCTCTCATTCGCCAATGGTGCTTGGGTTGATCACTCCCTTTCTCTCAACCCTTCCTTCAAACAACTCGTCAACAACGATTATAAGGCTGTTTTGGCTTCTGTTGATTTCCAGACAAAG GCTGTTGAAGTGAGCAAGGAAGTTAATTCTTGGGCTGAAAAGGAGACAAATGGCCTCATTAAGGAGGTCCTTCCAGCCGAGTCAGTTGACGGCTCAACTAGGCTCATCTTTGCCAATGCAATATACTTCAAAGGTGCATGGGCTGAGAAGTTTGATGCACAAATGTCAAAGGACCACGACTTTCACCTTCTTGATGGAAACTCGGTTAAAGCCCCCTTCATGGTCAGCAAGAAGAAACAGGTAATTAGTGCTTTTGATGGTTTCAAAGTGCTTCGCCTTCCTTACAAGAAGGGAGAAGATAAGCGCCTTTTCTCCATGTACGTGGTCCTTCCTGATGCAATAGATGGGGTGTCGGCTTTGCTTGAGAAGGTGAGTTCTGAACGCGGTTTCTTGGAACGCAAGCTTCCTTATCAAGCAGTTTCAGTAGGTGACTTCAGGATCCCAAAATTCAAGATTTCTTTTGGGTTAGAAGCTTCGAATGTATTGAAGGAGCTAGGAGTGGTGTTGCCTTTCAAAGATGGAGATTTGACAGAAATGGTGGATTCTTTTGTGAGTCAGAATCTGTATGTTTCCAGCATATATCACAAGTCATTTGTTGAAGTAAATGAGGAAGGAACTGAAGCTGCAGCAGCCAGTGCCGTGACCATGGCGTGTGGTTGTGCCCGATTTCCAACCAAGATAGACTTTGTAGCTGATCACCCATTCTTGTTCCTCATCAGAGAAGATCTGAGTGGAAGTGTCCTCTTTATTGGGCAGGTGCTCAATCCTCTTGCGAACTGA